The Rhizobium sp. BG4 genome has a window encoding:
- a CDS encoding phytanoyl-CoA dioxygenase family protein: MNDSAKILNDAQTLRTDGIVGLKGAFAPEWADRMREDMMTAFWEAIQRPGGAVGRGPRRWYVELHPQAFGGFVDLITHPWVVALCTEVLGPSYQIVEIGLDVPFQGAKFQPWHRDFPSPRDTYEEKRITSLAFNLTGVDVTEDMGPFEVAPGTQYDDGREWKHEMFPDKSLWGRFNERAVRKYPRRGDISCRSALTVHRGTEHGSPIARPVMVLGVDAPGAGHAEMHDMMVTRDWYEALPDVARDHLVCRVVDELVPITQKHDIEGLVMGADPT, translated from the coding sequence ATGAACGACAGTGCAAAAATTCTCAACGATGCACAGACGCTGCGGACGGATGGCATCGTCGGCTTGAAGGGGGCATTTGCGCCAGAATGGGCCGATCGTATGCGCGAAGACATGATGACGGCTTTTTGGGAAGCGATCCAGCGTCCAGGCGGCGCGGTGGGCCGAGGTCCGCGACGGTGGTATGTCGAGCTACATCCGCAGGCCTTCGGCGGATTTGTCGATCTTATCACCCATCCATGGGTCGTAGCACTTTGCACCGAAGTTCTGGGCCCCAGTTACCAGATTGTCGAAATTGGGCTCGATGTACCGTTTCAGGGAGCGAAGTTCCAGCCGTGGCATCGGGATTTTCCATCCCCACGCGACACGTATGAAGAAAAGAGGATCACCTCGCTCGCTTTCAACCTGACGGGGGTCGACGTGACCGAAGACATGGGGCCGTTCGAAGTTGCTCCAGGCACACAGTATGACGACGGCAGGGAATGGAAGCATGAGATGTTTCCGGATAAATCGCTGTGGGGGCGCTTCAACGAGCGAGCCGTTCGGAAATATCCACGACGTGGCGACATTTCTTGCAGATCGGCACTGACGGTTCATCGCGGCACCGAACATGGCTCGCCCATTGCCCGTCCGGTCATGGTGTTGGGGGTCGACGCGCCAGGGGCGGGTCATGCCGAGATGCATGACATGATGGTGACACGCGATTGGTACGAGGCACTGCCCGACGTTGCGCGAGATCATCTTGTCTGCCGGGTTGTCGATGAGCTCGTCCCGATCACTCAGAAGCACGATATCGAAGGCCTTGTCATGGGGGCCGATCCAACTTGA
- a CDS encoding LacI family DNA-binding transcriptional regulator produces the protein MADVAKAAGCSQATVSLVLNDVTEVQISAELKARVILAARELGYGVSGPVRRSGLDNLRGSSVGFIVDQLATTPEAINAIEGARIVSWDQDVTILVAQSLDRERHEELAIERLLAAGVGGIVFMSVFTRPVELSPAMRRLPVPAVLLNCYTSGASIPQSFPTSSLAVGAPLLPYLTVATSGSRR, from the coding sequence ATGGCAGATGTGGCGAAGGCCGCGGGCTGCTCGCAGGCAACGGTATCGCTGGTGCTAAACGACGTCACCGAGGTGCAGATCTCTGCCGAGCTCAAGGCTCGCGTCATCCTTGCGGCTCGCGAACTCGGCTACGGGGTGTCAGGGCCGGTCAGACGGTCGGGCCTCGACAACCTTCGTGGAAGTTCCGTCGGCTTCATCGTTGATCAGCTTGCAACGACGCCTGAAGCAATCAATGCAATCGAAGGGGCGCGGATCGTATCGTGGGATCAGGACGTGACGATACTTGTCGCCCAAAGCCTCGACCGTGAAAGGCATGAAGAACTGGCTATCGAGCGTCTGCTTGCGGCCGGTGTGGGCGGAATAGTCTTCATGTCAGTCTTCACCCGGCCGGTTGAATTGAGCCCGGCCATGCGCAGGCTCCCAGTGCCCGCGGTCCTTCTGAACTGCTACACATCGGGGGCGAGTATCCCTCAATCATTCCCGACGAGCTCGCTGGCGGTCGGCGCGCCACTGCTACCCTACTTGACCGTGGCCACCAGCGGATCGCGACGATAA
- a CDS encoding substrate-binding domain-containing protein, translating to MPDELAGGRRATATLLDRGHQRIATITGEMFMEAAGLRLAGYRLALSERRLDEVPDYVVRGNWTPSSGYDATRQLMSLKTPPTAIFCQNDQMALGCLNALLDMGLKVPDDISVVGYDDSEICRQIRPQLTSVDLPHRTMGGWAIASLSSARGAKQQVRKADCALVNRASVMRIGGDDRRTAE from the coding sequence ATTCCCGACGAGCTCGCTGGCGGTCGGCGCGCCACTGCTACCCTACTTGACCGTGGCCACCAGCGGATCGCGACGATAACTGGGGAGATGTTTATGGAAGCGGCGGGTCTTCGTCTTGCCGGCTACCGGCTGGCGCTTTCAGAGCGACGCTTGGACGAGGTTCCTGATTATGTTGTGCGCGGAAACTGGACGCCCTCCTCAGGCTATGACGCGACGCGCCAGCTGATGTCCCTGAAGACGCCGCCAACGGCAATCTTCTGTCAGAACGATCAGATGGCACTCGGCTGCCTCAATGCGCTGCTGGACATGGGTCTGAAGGTCCCTGACGATATCTCGGTTGTCGGCTACGACGACAGCGAGATTTGTCGGCAGATAAGACCGCAGTTAACGAGCGTCGACCTTCCGCATCGGACGATGGGAGGGTGGGCTATCGCATCGCTATCATCTGCTAGGGGGGCGAAACAACAGGTTAGAAAAGCCGATTGCGCCCTGGTCAACCGGGCATCGGTGATGCGTATCGGTGGCGATGATCGCCGCACGGCTGAATGA
- a CDS encoding response regulator produces MRLLIVEDEVDVALTIEDVALGLGFEVVGIATNMQEALEIAPETEIALVDLRLADGITGPAIARALVAGWNIGVVFVTGSPELNEEVDGLLTIEKPATPDVVKAALQAAAKWRRSHAHA; encoded by the coding sequence ATGCGGCTTTTGATTGTTGAAGATGAAGTCGACGTGGCTCTCACGATCGAGGATGTGGCCCTAGGCTTAGGGTTTGAAGTGGTTGGAATCGCGACCAACATGCAGGAAGCTCTGGAGATAGCTCCAGAAACGGAGATTGCGCTGGTCGACTTGCGGCTTGCCGATGGCATCACAGGTCCCGCAATCGCCCGCGCGCTTGTCGCCGGCTGGAATATCGGCGTGGTTTTTGTGACCGGCAGTCCTGAACTGAACGAGGAGGTCGATGGTCTGCTGACGATCGAAAAGCCGGCCACTCCGGACGTTGTCAAAGCCGCGCTTCAGGCAGCGGCGAAGTGGAGACGATCTCACGCCCACGCCTGA
- a CDS encoding BA14K family protein: MKAVASLVFGIVCAVGAGIVGISAASAVMSNPEGQHLTTLSEPDLWTSEPVRIDVAKQQYERVEPVYSSYVTDHAGARIATKTPVERSLEADSVQEKVATAAAHRDWCVQRYRSYDEAENTYRSFSGETRTCVSPFAPPSAVAQSADEDRATANVAWCAARYRSYRAKDNTYQPFDGPRRACVPSARQEIAAN, from the coding sequence ATGAAAGCAGTCGCTTCATTGGTCTTTGGCATCGTCTGCGCAGTCGGCGCCGGTATTGTGGGAATTTCAGCAGCTTCTGCTGTGATGTCCAATCCGGAAGGCCAGCATTTAACGACACTCTCCGAGCCTGATCTCTGGACCTCTGAGCCTGTGCGGATAGACGTTGCAAAGCAACAATATGAGCGGGTCGAGCCCGTCTATTCGAGCTACGTCACCGATCACGCTGGTGCCAGGATTGCGACGAAGACCCCGGTCGAACGCAGCTTGGAGGCGGATAGTGTACAGGAAAAGGTGGCCACAGCTGCAGCTCATCGCGACTGGTGCGTGCAACGATATCGCTCATACGATGAGGCCGAAAATACATATCGAAGCTTCAGCGGCGAAACACGGACCTGCGTATCGCCCTTCGCACCGCCATCTGCGGTCGCTCAGAGTGCAGACGAGGATCGGGCCACAGCAAACGTAGCCTGGTGCGCTGCACGCTACCGCTCTTATCGCGCCAAGGATAACACTTATCAGCCCTTCGACGGGCCGCGTCGCGCCTGCGTGCCATCAGCGCGTCAGGAAATAGCAGCAAATTGA
- a CDS encoding DUF1236 domain-containing protein — MLTKISIAATLSAALLSGTAFAQSSTVNGAAGGAVTGAIVGGPVGAAVGGVAGAVVGTVIDPPPQKVVTYVQEAPAPTTRVVVKEKVVVGQPLPETVVVTPVPDNPTYSYAIVNDERVIVEPSSRKVVQIIN; from the coding sequence ATGCTCACGAAAATCTCGATAGCCGCCACCCTGTCCGCAGCGCTCCTGTCAGGCACAGCATTCGCTCAGTCGTCGACCGTCAATGGAGCCGCTGGCGGAGCGGTCACCGGCGCGATCGTCGGCGGCCCGGTCGGCGCAGCCGTGGGTGGCGTTGCAGGCGCCGTGGTCGGCACAGTCATCGATCCGCCGCCGCAGAAGGTGGTGACCTATGTCCAGGAAGCTCCGGCTCCGACCACGCGGGTCGTCGTAAAGGAGAAGGTCGTGGTAGGTCAGCCGCTTCCTGAAACAGTCGTCGTCACGCCCGTGCCGGACAATCCGACCTATTCCTACGCGATCGTTAACGACGAACGGGTCATCGTCGAACCATCTTCGCGCAAAGTTGTCCAGATCATCAATTGA
- a CDS encoding response regulator — MEPVRGPIKVLIVEDDLEMAMTIEEAAMAGGYEVCGHARNAIEAARLAEHVDVAIVDIHLDEEDGTAIGKMLSERWNVTVLFATASPEIVSKGFPGAVGVVAKPLSGAEVVAALDYAAARRSGESLVPPPSLVGFA, encoded by the coding sequence ATGGAGCCTGTTAGAGGACCTATCAAGGTTCTGATCGTCGAGGACGACCTTGAGATGGCTATGACCATCGAGGAGGCGGCGATGGCAGGAGGTTACGAGGTTTGCGGACATGCCCGAAATGCTATTGAGGCGGCTCGACTGGCGGAACATGTCGATGTCGCGATAGTCGACATTCATCTTGATGAGGAAGACGGAACGGCGATCGGCAAAATGCTCTCAGAGCGCTGGAATGTCACGGTGCTATTCGCGACGGCGTCACCAGAAATCGTTTCGAAGGGATTTCCCGGTGCAGTCGGTGTGGTGGCAAAGCCGCTCTCTGGTGCAGAGGTCGTGGCCGCGCTCGATTACGCTGCCGCCAGACGGAGCGGAGAGAGCCTAGTGCCGCCCCCTTCTCTCGTCGGGTTCGCGTGA
- a CDS encoding L,D-transpeptidase: protein MKSMVVFALCSALFAGNANAQFYPPQQDYGDYDGYGYDDPYSPYPPPPYDENDQRYLEPGYREPRYRAPELERQRPSINIGRGTIEISTRRRTLTYTTSQGQQFVYPIAVGREGKQWFGTTRVVAKREHPEWRPTASMREKNPRLPAVVAPGPQNPLGTRAIYLADGLLRIHGTNDPSSIGTKASSGCFRMYRQDVEELYELVQTGTKVIVR, encoded by the coding sequence ATGAAATCGATGGTCGTCTTTGCCTTGTGCAGCGCGCTCTTCGCGGGAAACGCCAATGCGCAGTTTTACCCCCCTCAGCAGGATTACGGAGATTATGACGGGTATGGCTACGACGACCCGTACAGTCCGTATCCGCCGCCTCCCTACGATGAGAACGACCAGCGCTATCTTGAACCCGGGTATCGGGAACCGCGCTATCGGGCGCCAGAGCTGGAGCGTCAACGGCCGTCGATCAATATCGGCCGCGGCACCATCGAAATCTCAACACGCCGCAGAACGCTGACTTACACGACGTCGCAGGGACAGCAATTCGTCTACCCGATCGCCGTCGGACGGGAGGGAAAACAGTGGTTTGGAACGACGCGGGTGGTCGCCAAGCGCGAACATCCGGAATGGCGACCGACCGCAAGCATGCGGGAAAAAAACCCGCGGCTGCCCGCGGTCGTCGCCCCTGGCCCCCAAAACCCGCTGGGAACGCGCGCGATCTACCTTGCCGATGGTCTGTTGCGCATTCACGGGACCAACGATCCGTCCTCGATCGGCACAAAGGCTTCAAGTGGCTGCTTTCGGATGTACCGGCAGGACGTGGAGGAGCTGTACGAGCTGGTCCAGACCGGAACAAAGGTCATTGTCCGATAG
- a CDS encoding pilus assembly protein TadG-related protein, which produces MSIWKDKSGNFAVMTAIVAVPLIGAAGMATDFSMALSRKADLQAAADAAVLAAASMPSTSVDNMKIEATRVFIANLSGDLAKSASVDDLQVSASNYITLNARTRVPLTIGQILFQDNLEVAVSAQSVRSGYQKIEVSMVLDNTGSMSGQKLTDLKAAANSLLKVFETASNVNARFSLVPFSRYVNVGTENRGSLGLVYLMIRLRSEIPALPRKNSCPSRAAKWFRPPLRMTA; this is translated from the coding sequence ATGTCGATCTGGAAAGATAAGTCAGGTAATTTCGCGGTTATGACCGCAATCGTCGCCGTGCCACTGATTGGGGCCGCTGGGATGGCGACTGACTTCTCCATGGCCCTGTCACGAAAGGCCGATTTGCAAGCTGCAGCGGATGCCGCCGTCCTCGCTGCGGCATCAATGCCGTCGACGTCGGTCGACAACATGAAAATAGAAGCAACCCGTGTTTTCATTGCCAATCTGAGCGGCGATCTAGCCAAGTCTGCCAGTGTCGACGATCTCCAGGTCTCGGCGTCCAACTACATTACCCTGAACGCCAGGACCCGTGTTCCGCTGACGATCGGTCAGATCCTGTTCCAAGACAACCTCGAGGTCGCCGTTTCTGCGCAATCAGTGCGCTCCGGCTATCAGAAGATCGAGGTTTCGATGGTGCTCGACAATACCGGATCGATGTCTGGTCAAAAGCTGACAGATCTGAAGGCGGCAGCGAACTCCTTGCTTAAGGTTTTCGAGACGGCATCGAATGTGAATGCTCGCTTCTCGCTGGTGCCGTTCTCACGATACGTTAACGTCGGGACAGAAAACCGGGGCAGCCTTGGCTTAGTGTACCTAATGATACGTCTGAGGTCAGAAATACCTGCACTACCTCGAAAAAACTCCTGTCCAAGTCGGGCTGCAAAATGGTTCCGACCACCACTACGAATGACGGCGTGA
- a CDS encoding VWA domain-containing protein has product MVPTTTTNDGVTTTGQKEQCDSYTYDEPVTTCSDKTFNYTWNGCVGSRPSPLDVNDVQPATKYTGLQNTTCGSVVMPLTNNYTSLRMAISKMAAKDETYIPAGILWGWNTLSSQMPMEEALPKGNGLSKFIVLMTDGANTLSPNKSNYLQHTGTDAAKANALMSSVCTNAKAAGITIFTVAVGVTGPTAAGLASCASDSSKAYAMEDSAKLVDVFKTIAGQIITPRLTM; this is encoded by the coding sequence ATGGTTCCGACCACCACTACGAATGACGGCGTGACCACGACGGGGCAGAAGGAGCAATGCGACAGCTATACATATGACGAGCCCGTCACCACCTGCTCCGATAAAACTTTCAACTATACCTGGAACGGCTGCGTCGGTTCGCGGCCAAGTCCGCTCGACGTCAACGACGTTCAACCGGCGACCAAATATACTGGGCTGCAGAATACCACCTGCGGGTCGGTCGTCATGCCGCTGACCAACAACTATACTTCGTTACGCATGGCGATATCTAAGATGGCTGCTAAGGACGAGACCTATATTCCTGCGGGCATCCTGTGGGGTTGGAACACCCTGTCTTCGCAAATGCCCATGGAGGAAGCTCTTCCAAAGGGTAATGGCCTCAGCAAATTCATTGTCTTAATGACCGATGGCGCCAACACTTTGTCTCCTAACAAGTCGAACTACCTTCAGCACACAGGGACCGACGCCGCAAAGGCCAATGCGTTGATGTCCAGCGTCTGCACAAATGCGAAGGCGGCCGGCATCACGATCTTTACGGTGGCCGTCGGCGTCACGGGCCCGACAGCCGCTGGCCTCGCGTCTTGCGCCTCCGACAGTTCGAAAGCCTATGCGATGGAAGATTCCGCCAAGCTGGTGGACGTGTTCAAGACAATCGCCGGGCAGATCATCACGCCGCGGCTAACAATGTAG
- a CDS encoding MOSC domain-containing protein, producing MSRATDALAIGSPEFDDRSRRCHFRPHEGEKERNGIVRIAMALHGSPKAGAPTVATRFGHFESHCRNELSWSAFVVAALGMGCCENARGLMAGHVIEVWRYPVSSLGGEKLTSGEMCLSGIAGDRTHLLVDLDNGQVASPESDLRWRKALLMAARIEGTSVVVSVGKHEASHGSELDRLVSEHMGFRCGIRAAGTMVSLTNGSTVCLKPRYDVTPLHLITTSSLRALSLELGKSFVDTRRFRPNLVISTESNDQGWVGQSFHVGVGGGGLVKEVAKRCGMTMIAQQGIDEDAEVLRTIVRKRHRAFGVYATVSSVGVVGVGDRFSLSVETGNGSN from the coding sequence TTGAGTAGAGCGACCGATGCTTTAGCAATTGGATCACCAGAGTTCGATGACAGGAGCCGCCGCTGTCATTTCCGGCCGCATGAGGGCGAGAAGGAACGTAACGGAATAGTGCGCATCGCCATGGCCTTGCATGGCTCACCAAAGGCCGGCGCGCCAACCGTTGCGACACGTTTTGGACATTTTGAAAGCCACTGCAGGAACGAACTATCCTGGTCCGCATTTGTCGTAGCAGCTCTCGGCATGGGTTGCTGCGAAAATGCGAGAGGTTTGATGGCTGGCCATGTTATAGAAGTTTGGAGATATCCGGTATCGAGCTTGGGCGGCGAGAAGCTCACCTCGGGCGAAATGTGCCTCTCGGGCATAGCCGGGGACAGGACGCATCTTCTCGTTGACCTCGATAACGGTCAAGTCGCCTCTCCCGAAAGCGACCTTCGTTGGCGCAAGGCTTTGCTGATGGCAGCACGCATTGAAGGTACATCAGTGGTTGTCTCAGTTGGAAAGCACGAGGCCAGTCATGGAAGCGAACTCGATAGACTGGTAAGCGAGCACATGGGCTTCCGGTGCGGCATACGAGCTGCCGGAACCATGGTGTCTCTCACCAATGGGTCGACGGTCTGCCTCAAACCAAGGTACGACGTCACCCCGCTTCACCTCATAACGACATCATCCCTACGCGCTTTATCGCTCGAACTTGGTAAAAGCTTTGTCGACACACGCCGCTTCCGGCCCAATCTGGTGATCAGCACTGAAAGCAATGACCAGGGCTGGGTAGGGCAATCGTTCCACGTCGGCGTTGGGGGCGGCGGGCTGGTGAAGGAGGTTGCCAAGCGTTGCGGCATGACCATGATCGCCCAACAAGGAATTGACGAGGATGCCGAGGTGCTTCGTACCATCGTCAGAAAGCGGCATCGAGCATTCGGCGTCTATGCAACCGTATCCTCGGTGGGCGTCGTCGGTGTAGGCGATCGATTTAGCCTTTCAGTCGAAACCGGGAATGGCAGTAACTGA
- a CDS encoding FAD/NAD(P)-binding protein — MARIAIIGSGPTGIYTLKGLISHPAGLSITVFEESPDPGKGTPYHPAVNDKAMLANIASIEIPPIIDSLVGWLRSRSNEELQNLGIARDAIGEREFYPRIVLGDYFAAQFWELVRRGHAAGHTIDVRGSCRIADIALNAHDLTVTATSSENSPCRLSFDHVVMATGHDWPQDTETSPGYFASPWPAAAIKRIKAVKVGVLGTSLSGIDAVVSVATAHGVFLRDDMGALLYQPLQGREDLHITMMSRKGLLPEADFYCPIPYEPLAICTPMAVEQAVHDEPDRLLDAVFDLFKQELARADPDFAARIGLALATVEDISDRYFRERTASDQFVWAGRVLAQAKRDKIERNTVPWRYAILRMHEVIARAVPHFSNGDLGRFHKYFKTVFVDDYATVPHESIERLLALHNAGKLEVMATGSDYTIEKTDGQPGVELTIAASSPIRFAAFIDATGQHPLSAKDIPFESLRRQDVIRQAQTPTNSLGGDGCDLRPTGGIDVDESFRPKFEANLTNQLYCVSVPFLLHKLPFVQGITSASDMGEIVSESIRSALGKVSQLLPFPVSTERLNRSPTPTTPTEDTVA; from the coding sequence ATGGCAAGGATCGCGATCATCGGCTCGGGACCGACGGGGATCTATACTCTCAAGGGGCTCATCTCGCACCCGGCTGGACTTTCGATCACCGTCTTCGAGGAAAGTCCGGACCCCGGTAAAGGCACTCCTTACCATCCAGCCGTCAACGACAAGGCTATGTTGGCGAATATAGCGAGCATCGAGATTCCGCCGATCATTGACAGCCTCGTAGGCTGGCTCAGATCGCGGTCCAACGAGGAGCTACAGAATCTCGGCATAGCACGCGACGCGATCGGCGAGCGCGAGTTCTATCCCCGCATCGTTCTTGGTGACTACTTTGCTGCGCAGTTTTGGGAGCTGGTCAGGCGTGGCCATGCGGCGGGTCACACGATTGACGTCCGGGGAAGCTGCCGGATCGCCGACATCGCATTGAATGCGCATGATCTAACAGTCACGGCAACAAGCAGCGAGAATTCGCCTTGCCGGTTGAGCTTCGATCATGTTGTGATGGCAACAGGTCATGACTGGCCGCAGGATACGGAAACATCTCCGGGCTATTTTGCCTCTCCATGGCCCGCAGCTGCTATCAAGCGGATCAAGGCCGTCAAGGTCGGCGTTCTTGGAACGTCCCTCAGTGGCATTGACGCCGTGGTTTCGGTGGCGACGGCGCACGGGGTGTTCCTACGGGACGATATGGGGGCGCTGCTGTACCAGCCTTTGCAAGGTCGCGAGGACTTGCACATCACGATGATGTCGAGGAAGGGACTGCTTCCTGAGGCCGATTTCTACTGCCCTATCCCTTACGAGCCATTGGCTATATGTACACCGATGGCGGTCGAGCAGGCAGTACACGATGAACCGGACAGGCTTCTGGACGCTGTGTTCGATCTCTTCAAGCAGGAGCTTGCCCGTGCGGATCCTGATTTTGCTGCACGCATTGGACTGGCCCTTGCGACGGTAGAAGATATTTCCGATCGATACTTCCGCGAACGGACAGCCAGCGACCAGTTCGTATGGGCCGGCCGTGTTCTCGCACAGGCCAAACGGGATAAGATCGAGCGCAACACGGTTCCTTGGCGCTACGCTATCCTGCGCATGCATGAGGTCATTGCACGAGCCGTGCCGCACTTCAGCAACGGCGACCTGGGACGCTTCCATAAATATTTCAAAACGGTCTTCGTCGACGATTATGCGACGGTTCCACATGAATCCATTGAGCGGCTCTTGGCGTTGCACAATGCCGGGAAGCTAGAGGTGATGGCAACGGGTTCTGATTACACGATCGAAAAGACCGACGGTCAGCCGGGAGTCGAGCTGACTATCGCTGCTTCCTCGCCCATCCGTTTCGCGGCCTTCATTGACGCCACCGGGCAACATCCTCTCTCCGCAAAGGACATTCCGTTCGAGAGCCTCCGACGCCAGGACGTCATCCGGCAGGCTCAGACACCGACCAATAGCCTGGGTGGCGACGGGTGCGATCTCAGGCCCACAGGGGGGATCGACGTCGATGAAAGCTTCCGGCCGAAGTTCGAAGCGAACTTGACAAACCAGCTCTACTGCGTATCGGTGCCTTTCCTGTTGCACAAGCTGCCATTCGTCCAGGGCATAACATCTGCAAGCGATATGGGCGAGATCGTTTCTGAATCGATCAGGAGCGCGCTCGGGAAAGTTAGTCAGTTACTGCCATTCCCGGTTTCGACTGAAAGGCTAAATCGATCGCCTACACCGACGACGCCCACCGAGGATACGGTTGCATAG
- a CDS encoding DUF2171 domain-containing protein produces the protein MIRAEQITEHMEVISQDGAHVGTVDHMDGDSRIKLTKTDSDDGKHHFVSLEWVDHVDEHVHLSKSEADVRSAWSVED, from the coding sequence ATGATACGAGCAGAACAGATTACCGAGCACATGGAAGTCATCTCTCAGGACGGAGCGCATGTCGGCACGGTCGACCACATGGACGGCGACAGCCGCATCAAGCTTACCAAGACCGACTCCGACGATGGAAAACATCATTTCGTTTCCTTGGAATGGGTGGATCATGTCGATGAGCATGTGCACCTCTCCAAGAGCGAAGCTGATGTTCGCAGCGCATGGTCCGTCGAGGACTGA
- a CDS encoding NADH:flavin oxidoreductase/NADH oxidase, translating to MSKTRLFSPIRIGSLNMRNRIVIAPMCQYSAADGEMTDWHHIHLGHLALSGAGILTIEATAVLPEGRITYGDVGLYSDGCQAAMDRVLTSVRRWSNMPVAIQLGHAGRKASTEKPWLGGHQLSPGEKNGWKTAAPSAVAFKPEYDPPQQLDRDGLKRVRGAFADAARRAAALGIDAVQIHGAHGYLLHQFLSPLSNKRTDEYGGSLENRMRFPLEVFDVVREAFPSDKPVTMRVSATDWAQGGWDNAQTVVFAEALEGRGCSAIHVSTGGLSAHQQISIGPSYQVPFARTVKHAVKIPVIAVGLITDFEQAEAILTTGDADLIAIARAILYDPRWPWHAAAHFGETVDAPEQYLRSQPRQFKDLFGTPAG from the coding sequence ATGTCAAAGACAAGACTGTTCTCGCCTATCCGTATCGGGTCGCTCAACATGCGAAACCGCATCGTCATCGCGCCTATGTGCCAGTACTCGGCTGCCGACGGCGAAATGACTGACTGGCATCACATTCACCTTGGCCATCTCGCACTCTCGGGCGCGGGCATTCTTACGATCGAGGCGACAGCAGTCTTACCAGAGGGTCGGATAACCTACGGTGACGTCGGCCTATATTCCGATGGCTGTCAGGCCGCGATGGATCGTGTGCTGACCAGTGTCAGACGGTGGTCCAACATGCCTGTTGCGATCCAACTCGGCCATGCTGGCCGCAAGGCCTCGACTGAGAAGCCATGGCTTGGTGGCCATCAGCTGAGCCCAGGCGAAAAGAACGGCTGGAAGACCGCCGCTCCTAGCGCTGTTGCGTTCAAGCCTGAATACGATCCGCCTCAACAACTCGATAGAGACGGACTTAAGCGGGTGCGAGGTGCTTTTGCAGACGCCGCAAGACGTGCTGCCGCTCTCGGGATCGACGCTGTGCAGATCCATGGCGCACATGGCTATCTGCTGCATCAGTTCCTGTCACCACTGTCAAACAAACGCACCGACGAGTACGGCGGCTCGCTTGAGAACCGCATGCGGTTTCCCCTGGAAGTTTTCGATGTGGTCAGAGAGGCTTTCCCTTCCGACAAGCCTGTGACGATGCGCGTGTCGGCGACCGACTGGGCACAGGGGGGGTGGGACAACGCTCAGACCGTCGTTTTCGCCGAGGCGCTGGAGGGGAGAGGGTGCTCGGCAATCCATGTTTCGACCGGCGGGCTCTCGGCTCACCAGCAGATTTCAATCGGTCCAAGCTACCAGGTACCTTTCGCGCGCACCGTCAAACACGCAGTCAAGATACCTGTGATCGCTGTCGGTCTCATTACTGACTTCGAACAGGCGGAAGCCATATTGACAACGGGGGATGCTGATCTCATTGCGATCGCGAGAGCGATCCTCTACGATCCGCGCTGGCCGTGGCACGCTGCCGCGCATTTCGGGGAAACCGTTGATGCGCCCGAACAATATCTTCGCAGCCAGCCTCGTCAGTTCAAGGACCTGTTCGGTACGCCGGCGGGATGA
- a CDS encoding HAD-IA family hydrolase: MISVFTKPFAGFLFDMDGTIINSAASTDRVWGRWAVRHGLDPHELLAKMHGSRSVDTIRRLNLPGVDPEREAAAIEAEEADDIEDVVAIPGAQTFLNSLPARRWALVTSSSKKLVLRRLEAAQLPVPEFLVTAEEVVHGKPDPEAYLLGAEKLGVNARDCLIFEDTMPGLNAGEAAGGNILLISAVHNPPLASKHEAVDDFRQLRAVPSNDGAVLRIEKITGSSIAGG; the protein is encoded by the coding sequence ATGATCTCTGTTTTCACAAAGCCATTTGCCGGCTTCCTTTTCGATATGGACGGCACGATCATCAACTCAGCAGCTTCAACTGATCGGGTTTGGGGCAGGTGGGCCGTTCGCCACGGATTAGATCCACATGAGCTTCTTGCGAAAATGCACGGATCGAGGTCGGTTGATACGATCCGGCGATTGAACCTGCCGGGGGTAGATCCCGAACGGGAAGCCGCGGCAATTGAAGCCGAGGAAGCTGATGACATCGAGGACGTGGTTGCCATTCCCGGCGCTCAGACATTCTTAAACAGTCTGCCGGCGCGACGGTGGGCACTGGTGACATCGTCTTCGAAGAAGCTTGTGCTGCGTCGACTGGAGGCTGCACAACTTCCTGTACCTGAGTTTCTCGTAACGGCTGAGGAAGTCGTGCATGGGAAGCCCGATCCCGAAGCCTATCTTCTCGGCGCCGAGAAGCTGGGTGTCAATGCAAGAGATTGCCTGATCTTTGAGGATACGATGCCGGGTCTGAACGCTGGCGAAGCTGCTGGGGGCAACATCCTGTTGATCAGCGCCGTTCATAATCCTCCCCTGGCAAGCAAACACGAGGCGGTCGACGACTTTCGGCAACTGAGAGCGGTTCCTTCCAACGACGGCGCTGTGCTTCGAATCGAAAAAATCACAGGCAGCAGTATTGCCGGTGGGTAA